Part of the Methylovirgula sp. 4M-Z18 genome is shown below.
ACGGGCGCGCGGCCGCGCGTGCTGCCGGGGCTTGAGCCGGACGGCAAGCTGATCTGGACCTATTTTGAAGCAATGGTTCCGCCGGCCTTCCCTAAGTCCTTGATCGTGATGGGGTCGGGCGCGATCGGCATCGAATTTGCGAGCTTCTATCGGACGATGGGGGCGGAGGTGACGGTGGTCGAGGTGCTGCCGCAGGTTCTTCCGGTGGAAGATGCGGAGATCGCTGCTATCGCACGGAAAAAGTTCGAGAAATTGGGCTTGAAGATCCTGACCTCGACGAAAGTCACGAAGGTCGAGAAGGGCGCTGACAATGTCACCTGCACGCTCGAGGACGACAAGGGCAACAAGCAGACTCTGACAGCCGACCGGTTGATTTCGGCCGTCGGCGTCGTCGGCAATGTCGAAAATCTCGGCCTTGAGAAGCTTGGCGTGAAGACGGATCGCGGCTGCATCGTCACCGACGGCCTCGGCAAGACCAATGTGCCGGGCATCTATGCGATTGGCGACGTCGCCGGTCCGCCGATGCTGGCGCACAAGGCCGAGCATGAAGGGGTGATCTGCGTCGAGGGCATCAAGGGCCTGCATGTCCACGCGATGGACAAGAACATGATCCCGGGCTGTACCTATTGCCACCCGCAAGTGGCTTCGGTCGGTCTCACCGAAGCGAAGGCCAAGGCCGTTGGGTACGAGGTCAAGGTCGGCCGATTCCCCTTCATCGGCAACGGCAAGGCGATTGCGCTCGGCGAGCCCGACGGACTGGTCAAGACCGTGTTCGACGCCAAGACCGGCAAATTGCTGGGCGCCCACATGGTCGGGGCGGAAGTCACCGAGCTGATCCAGGGCTATGTGGTCGCGATGAACCTGGAGACGACCGAGGAAGAGCTGATGCACACAGTCTTCCCACATCCGACGCTGTCGGAAATGATGCACGAAAGCGTCCTCGACGCCTACGGCAAGGTTATTCATACTTAAAGATGAGGGTTCCACCGCGCGGCGTCAGACGCCGACGCGGATCTATGATGGTAAAATAGCGGCGCGGGGTTGGGGGCAACAGAAGGTGCCGTGGCCGATCCCGCGATCCACCGGTTGGGGGAGGCCGCTATGAATGAGCCCCTTGGTCTGCTTGGCACACCACATATCAATTTTCTGACCCTGGTCGTCATTGGCGGGCTGGTGGGTTGGATTTCCGGCATCTTTCTGAGCGTGCGGCATTGGGCCGTCACCAACATGCTGATCGGCGTGATCGGGTCGTGGGCAGGATCGGAGCTTGCAGTTTTTCTCGGCTTTGTGATCTATGGCTCGTTCAACCATCTGTTCGCCGCGCTGGCCGGGGCGATCGTCGTGCTCTACATCTGGCAGATGCTTTATCAGCGGCTGTAAGGCCTGTCTCACATGGCGCCGCGAGCCTGCCGACGGGTCAAGTTGATGCGCACGATCCTCCCGTATCGGACTCAGTCGCAAATGATGCGCGAAAGCGTCCTCTTGTCGACGATCGTTGCAACTGCGTGTAGGCGGGCAACTCCTTGACTTATGGCGGATATTTCGGCTTGGCGCAATGTTTCCGTTGGCGCTGGCAGGATTGGCAATTGTGCTCTACCTTTGACAGATGTTGCTTGCCGAAGGCGGATAGTGTTCAAGCTGCGGCAAGGCGCACATTGCAGAGGTTCCATGGCTGTCGTTCTCGATCTTCTTAAATCCGATCCGCGCAAGAAAGCGCTCGGCGAAGCGCGCCATCCGGAAAAGGCCCATCGGCCGGACCAGCCGGTGCTGCGCAAGCCCGAGTGGATCAGGGTGAAGGCGCCGGGTTCGCCCAAATGGGCCGAAACCCATAAGATCGTGAAAGAGCATGGCCTCGTTACCGTGTGCGAAGAGGCGGGTTGCCCGAATATCGGCGAGTGCTGGGAAAAGAAGCACGCGACCTTCATGATCATGGGCGACACCTGCACGCGCGCCTGCTCGTTCTGCAATGTGAAGACGGGCTTGCCCGGTGCGCTCGACGCGCACGAGCCGCAATATGTGGCGGAAGCTGTCGCCAAGCTCGGCCTTTCGCACGTGGTGATCACCTCGGTCGACCGCGACGATCTTGCTGACGGCGGCGCGGAGCATTTTGCGCAGACCATTCATGCGATCCGCGCGGCATCGCCGAAGACGACGATCG
Proteins encoded:
- the lpdA gene encoding dihydrolipoyl dehydrogenase encodes the protein MRMAYDVLVIGGGPGGYVTAIRSAQLGLKTALVEREHLGGICLNWGCIPTKALLRSAEIFHYAQHAKDYGLKLEGKITFDPADVVKRSRGVSGQLNAGVGFLLKKNKVDVIWGEATIDAPGKVTVAASKKPAMQPQNPVPKGTLGAGTYEAKNIIIATGARPRVLPGLEPDGKLIWTYFEAMVPPAFPKSLIVMGSGAIGIEFASFYRTMGAEVTVVEVLPQVLPVEDAEIAAIARKKFEKLGLKILTSTKVTKVEKGADNVTCTLEDDKGNKQTLTADRLISAVGVVGNVENLGLEKLGVKTDRGCIVTDGLGKTNVPGIYAIGDVAGPPMLAHKAEHEGVICVEGIKGLHVHAMDKNMIPGCTYCHPQVASVGLTEAKAKAVGYEVKVGRFPFIGNGKAIALGEPDGLVKTVFDAKTGKLLGAHMVGAEVTELIQGYVVAMNLETTEEELMHTVFPHPTLSEMMHESVLDAYGKVIHT
- a CDS encoding GlsB/YeaQ/YmgE family stress response membrane protein, translated to MNEPLGLLGTPHINFLTLVVIGGLVGWISGIFLSVRHWAVTNMLIGVIGSWAGSELAVFLGFVIYGSFNHLFAALAGAIVVLYIWQMLYQRL
- the lipA gene encoding lipoyl synthase translates to MAVVLDLLKSDPRKKALGEARHPEKAHRPDQPVLRKPEWIRVKAPGSPKWAETHKIVKEHGLVTVCEEAGCPNIGECWEKKHATFMIMGDTCTRACSFCNVKTGLPGALDAHEPQYVAEAVAKLGLSHVVITSVDRDDLADGGAEHFAQTIHAIRAASPKTTIEILTPDFLRKDGALEIVVAAKPDVFNHNLETVPSNYLTVRPGARYFHSIRLLQRVKELDPTIFTKSGIMVGLGEKRNEVLQLMDDLRSADVDFLTIGQYLQPTKKHHAVLEFVTPEQFKAYETVAYVKGFLLVSATPLTRSSHHAGEDFARLQAARRAKSGA